The Anopheles gambiae chromosome 2, idAnoGambNW_F1_1, whole genome shotgun sequence genomic sequence AATGCTACACTATTTAATGCTAATTTTATGAcgaaaaacacatttcccaAAATACCCCACTTTTCGGTGGGCTTGCTCTTGCATCCGTTatgtaatgcttattttttgttgttttgccggTACTCTCTTTCCTCAGGTTGCCAAGATTGCCGTTCCGGCCGTTTCGGTTGCCGCTCGCAACTTCCACGTCTCCACTGCCAACCGTGGCGCCGAGATCTCGGCCATCCTCGAGGAGCGCATCCTCGGAGCGGCCCCGAAGGCTGACCTGGAGGAAACTGGCCGTGTGCTGAGCATCGGTGACGGTATTGCCCGTGTGTACGGTCTGAAGAACATCCAGGCCGATGAGATGGTGGAGTTCTCCTCCGGCCTTAAGGTAAAATAAAGCTGGATTCAATTCCCCCcgtccctccccccccccctcgcccCTGCTATGTGCTAGCGCAGCGCTATTAATCGTCGCACGCTCGATTACGTTTAATTCCAGGGCATGGCCCTTAACTTGGAGCCGGATAACGTCGGTGTGGTCGTGTTCGGTAACGACAAGCTGATCAAGGAAGGCGACATCGTCAAGCGTACCGGTGCCATCGTCGACGTGCCGGTCGGTGACGAAATCTTGGGCCGCGTCGTTGATGCCCTCGGTAACGCCATCGACGGCAAGGGCGAAATCAAGACGAAGCAGCGCTTCCGTGTCGGTATCAAGGCCCCGGGTATCATCCCGCGTGTGTCCGTGCGCGAACCGATGCAGACCGGTATTAAGGCCGTCGATTCGCTGGTGCCGATCGGTCGTGGTCAGCGTGAGCTGATCATTGGCGATCGTCAGACTGGGTAAGGCAAAGcagtatgcttttttttacatttaaggAGCTGTatagcagagagagagaactaAATCCGTCTGAATGTATGTATTTTGCTTAATATTTGTTATTTACCTCCCTTCCTCCCCCCTCCAACCCTGCAGTAAGACCGCTCTGGCCATCGATACCATCATCAACCAGAAGCGCTTCAACGACGGACAGGATGAGTCGAAGAAGCTGTACTGCATCTACGTCGCCATCGGTCAGAAGCGTTCCACCGTCGCCCAGATCGTGAAGCGTCTGACCGATTCCGGTGCGATGAACTACACCATCATCGTGTCCGCCACCGCTTCGGATGCTGCCCCGCTGCAGTACCTGGCCCCGTACTCGGGCTGCGCCATGGGTGAATACTTCCGCGACAACGGCAAGCACGCCCTGATCATCTACGACGATTTGTCGAAGCAGGCCGTGGCCTACCGTCAgatgtcgctgctgctgcgtcgtCCGCCAGGTCGTGAGGCCTACCCGGGTGATGTGTTCTATCTGCATTCGCGTCTGCTGGAGCGTGCGGCCAAGATGAGCCCGACGCTCGGTGGCGGTTCGCTCACTGCCCTGCCGGTCATCGAAACCCAGGCCGGTGATGTGTCCGCTTACATTCCAACCAACGTCATCTCGATCACGGACGG encodes the following:
- the LOC1274812 gene encoding ATP synthase subunit alpha, mitochondrial; its protein translation is MSMISARLAASVARSLPRTATQVAKIAVPAVSVAARNFHVSTANRGAEISAILEERILGAAPKADLEETGRVLSIGDGIARVYGLKNIQADEMVEFSSGLKGMALNLEPDNVGVVVFGNDKLIKEGDIVKRTGAIVDVPVGDEILGRVVDALGNAIDGKGEIKTKQRFRVGIKAPGIIPRVSVREPMQTGIKAVDSLVPIGRGQRELIIGDRQTGKTALAIDTIINQKRFNDGQDESKKLYCIYVAIGQKRSTVAQIVKRLTDSGAMNYTIIVSATASDAAPLQYLAPYSGCAMGEYFRDNGKHALIIYDDLSKQAVAYRQMSLLLRRPPGREAYPGDVFYLHSRLLERAAKMSPTLGGGSLTALPVIETQAGDVSAYIPTNVISITDGQIFLETELFYKGIRPAINVGLSVSRVGSAAQTKAMKQVAGSMKLELAQYREVAAFAQFGSDLDAATQQLLNRGVRLTELLKQGQYVPMAIEEQVAVIYCGVRGYLDKMDPSKITKFEREFLAHVKTNEKALLQQIASEGKISDDADAKLKSVVTSFMSTFSA